The sequence below is a genomic window from Phycisphaerae bacterium.
TAGACCGGCTTGCGGCTGTTCTCGATCACCGCGCGGACGCCGTAGAGGAGGCTGGCCTCCGGGTCGGGCACGTCCTGCGGCATGACGGGAATGCCGATCATGTCGATGGTCTCGAGGCGGTCGCAGATGCGGGCGAAGGTTTCGACGTCGGCCACTGTCGATGGGCGCGTCCGGCCGGTCTTCGAGTCGACCCAGAAGACGGCGTTATGGCCGGCGGCGATCTTGGGCACGCCGTCGCCGAGAACGAACGCGGGCCGTCCTTCGCGGTCGAAGACCTCGAATTGCGAAGGAATGGCGGCCAGCGCGTCCTCGACGCAGCTTTGCGAGAACCGGGCGATGCCGGCTTGGCGATCGACCGTCACGCCTTTGCCGGCGAGAAAGTCGAGCATCTCACGGCTGTCGATCTTCACGCCGCAGTGGGCGAGGACGTCGATCGTCGCCTCGTGGATTTGGCGGACCTCCGAGTCGGATAGAACTCTGAGCGTCGATAGTTTCATGACTAAGTCGCCTCGATAGAAACTCCCATGTTGTCAGCGGCCGAACGCCCCGCTCCCTCACGGTCGCGGCGTTTTCCGGAAGCGTCAGCTTCGTCCCAGATACTGCCGGGTCTTCTTGAGCGATTCGACGTCGTCCATCGAGGGGGCGAATTCGAGGGCGAAGACGCCCTGGTAGCCGAGCTGTTCGATCCGATCGAGGACGAACGGGTAGTTGATCTCGCCCTTGAAGACTTCGTTGCGGCCGGGCACGCCGGCGGAGTGGAAGTGGCCGATCACGTCGATGTTGCGCTCGATGTGCTTGACCAGATCGCCGTCCATGATCTGCATGTGATAGCAGTCAAAGAGCATCTTCATCCGCGGCGAGTTGAGCTTGCGGCAGATCTCGGCGCCGAGGTCGCTGGAGCGGACGAAGTAACCGGCGTGGTCGTAGGTGGTGTTCAGCGGCTCCAGCAGCAGCGTGATCTGGGCGTTCTCCGCCATTTCGACGGTCGGCTTGAGGCCTTCGATCACCGAGTCGAGCATCTGCTGGTCGCTCAGCCCTTCGACCTCGTTGCCCGTGCAGACGATGGTGGCGCCGATGCCGGCCCGCTTGTTGAAGCCGAGGGTGAAGCGTGCCCGTTCGAGCCACTGATCGCGGTTGGCCGGGTTGGTCAGCCCGCCGCCCAGCGAACCGTCCGGCGCGCCGATCACGGTGTTGGTGATGCGCACCTTCGCGTCGGCCGCCAGCTTCGCCAGGTCTTCCGGCGCGCCCTGGAAGCTGCCGTCGACGAACCACATTTCCACGTTCTTGAAGCCCAGTTCCGCCGCCTTGGTCAGCCGCTGCTCGAACGGCAGCTTGGTCAGGGCCATTTCAATGCACAGTCCCAGTTCCATAGTCAACTCCCTTCACACGTGGTCGAATTGCCGTTCCATTCGTTTCGATCGCTGCGCGTCCGGCTCGAAGCAACCGACCCGCAGCCGGTCCACCTCAAGCTGAACGGTCAGTGGCCCGGGATTCGATCCGGGCCACCGCCGATTCCGATGCTCAGGCCGCCACCGCGGACGCTCCTATTTGAGCACCGCGTGCAGGACCTTGTTGACGCCTTCGGCGATCGCGTCGCAGTCCTGTTCGCTGTAGCCCCACTCGATGCCGAGCATGATCGACCGGGCGAGCAGGTCCAGCGTTTTGGGGCACATGTCTCGCGAGTACTTGGGCAGCTCATCGGCGGGCACCGCCGACCAGGGCAGCCCGTCGCCGGCCACCGATTTCCTGTCCAGGATGTGCTCCCAGTAGCTGTAGATGTGCCAGTCGCGGACCTTCGAGTCGTAAACGCCGCCCGCCGGCACGCCCTCGGCCTGCATGGCCGACAGCGCCTTCCTGGTCGTCTCGGCGTCGGGCAGGAACATGGTCAGGCAGATCGCGGTGTCGCCCGCCTCGTCGGTGATGCGGCGGAAGCTCAGGCCCGGAAGCTTGTCGATCGCGTCCTTGATCCGGCGCTTGGCCTTGCGATACCCAGCCAGCATCTGCTCGGCTTTGCGGATCTGGGCGATGGCGACCGCCCCTTCCAGCTCGCTCATGCGGTAGTTCTCGCCGCAGAACAGCTCGCCTTCCTTGCGCTCCTGGGCGAAACGATCCGGCCGCCAGCAGGCGGCGCAGTCGTGCCAACTCTG
It includes:
- a CDS encoding TIM barrel protein translates to MELGLCIEMALTKLPFEQRLTKAAELGFKNVEMWFVDGSFQGAPEDLAKLAADAKVRITNTVIGAPDGSLGGGLTNPANRDQWLERARFTLGFNKRAGIGATIVCTGNEVEGLSDQQMLDSVIEGLKPTVEMAENAQITLLLEPLNTTYDHAGYFVRSSDLGAEICRKLNSPRMKMLFDCYHMQIMDGDLVKHIERNIDVIGHFHSAGVPGRNEVFKGEINYPFVLDRIEQLGYQGVFALEFAPSMDDVESLKKTRQYLGRS
- a CDS encoding glutamine--scyllo-inositol aminotransferase, with amino-acid sequence GIGAGDEVIVPAYTFFATSATVASSNAIPVIVDVDETLCLDPAKIEAAVTKRTKAIVPVHMRGAPAQMDAIMDVAKRKGIAVIEDVAQAGGGSFKGKRLGSIGTMGCFSFDYYKVIVSGEGGFVTTDDQWLYTRAQSWHDCAACWRPDRFAQERKEGELFCGENYRMSELEGAVAIAQIRKAEQMLAGYRKAKRRIKDAIDKLPGLSFRRITDEAGDTAICLTMFLPDAETTRKALSAMQAEGVPAGGVYDSKVRDWHIYSYWEHILDRKSVAGDGLPWSAVPADELPKYSRDMCPKTLDLLARSIMLGIEWGYSEQDCDAIAEGVNKVLHAVLK